The window ACTCAGGTTTCGTGTGACATTCAAATACCAATTCTCTTGGTGCCGCGAAATAACGCGTAAATACAACTTCCGTTTCCCCTCTTCGTTCCACCTTTACTTCATTTTTGTTAGGTTTCATTTTTTTCTTTTTCCTTTTCCTTTGGTTTGCATTGTTTGTAATTCTTCCAGTAGTCCATCTAACGCTAGGTAACGTTTTTCCCAGATCTGGCGGTATGTTTCGATCCAATCAATCGCGGTTTTCAGGGGCGCTGTTTCCAAACGGCGGGGTCGTTCCTGAGCTCGTATGGTTGTGGACA of the Leptospira biflexa serovar Patoc strain 'Patoc 1 (Paris)' genome contains:
- a CDS encoding ArsR/SmtB family transcription factor, with translation MQTLDSTFSALADPTRRAILMLLAKKDLTVMELAKPFNMSQPAISKHLKVLEQAGLVSTTIRAQERPRRLETAPLKTAIDWIETYRQIWEKRYLALDGLLEELQTMQTKGKGKRKK